The Silurus meridionalis isolate SWU-2019-XX chromosome 6, ASM1480568v1, whole genome shotgun sequence genome contains the following window.
caatacTTAATACAATCTTTGGAGTTAAATTTAcctttcacttaaactaggagacccaaacctgttctagcatgacaatgtccctgtgcacaaaatgtgCTTCATgaggatatggtttacatgggctagagtggaagatcttgagtagcctgctatagagctctgagcttCTCATATTGAACACTTACTGCACCACAGAATTCTTCAGCGCAAATTAGATCCTGGCTTTACAAATACCCATTTGTGGCGGAATGAGTCCAAATCTTCACAAGTGCACTCCGAAATCAGGCAGAACATCtctccagaagagtggaggtataaagtgtttataacagcaaaaggagtataaatgtggaatgaaaagctcatgcaaatcttatggtgtctgcaaactttacGTAGgggaaaatgtgttatttcCTCAGACACTAATCATTCATTGTGCCGTTGCTTAATCAGGTGACTCTGAGTCCAAATGTGAGAATGCCATAGCTGCAAGAGCGACGGCTGAGGAAGAGTCTGAGGAAGGGAGAGGGATGGGGCCGGTCTCTGACGATTCTTCTGCACCGTTTGCTCTGGATGCTCACGGCTCGCCCGACGAAGACAGCAGCCCAGTTGAGGAAAGCATTGACCCGTTAGATCCAGGTAAGTGTTCTATAGGAAGTTGGCATGTAAATTAAACtgtggaaatgtatttttattttactaataacATAAGTTTAATTAGCAGCTTAATCCAGTATTCTCATTTTGTGTGTAAAGGGCAAACTCAAGATTTCGAGTAATAACTGTAAATTGTGATTGACACGGTTCTACACTGTTGTTGAACACGATGTTCTTGGGATCTTTCTAAAAGATCAATTATTTAAGTATTAAAATGTGCAACTCAATCAGGAGAGACATATCGAATAGATATATCGGGGTAAAATCTAATCACGTATCATCGAGAATGCAGAATATTCGCAGAATTTGCAGGAATGAAAGTCTACGCATGTAAACATCACCAACAAATTCCCATCGGAATCATGCCAGTAgtttgtctttttattatttatttatttacacattcatAACTATTGTGTGATTTGCAGTGGCGAGTTTGTCTATATGCACTACATAGCTTAAggtttgttgacacctgactGACCATAACACAAATCTAAAGCACACATTGTATATAATGCGTTTGCATACCTAAGCATTAAACTTTCACTGGAACATAGAGGCTAAAACATGCTCCAGGATGACAAAGCAaggtttattaatatatatcatTGAGGTTGGAGTGGATGTTCTGTCTTgcacacctttggggtgaactggaacactgaacCCCAGATCTTCTCAGCAGATTAAACACAAATCCATACAGCCATAATAAGCATTCCTTGTAAAGTGGATGCTGTTATAATGGCAGAGATGGGCTAAATCTGAAATcggatgttcaacaagcacatatacactgtgtgcacaattattaggcaagtgatTATTTTGACCTTTTCATCATTTTATCCTTAAAGTCCAAGCTGTATAAACTTGAATGCTTATTGGATTTAATGCATATCAggtgatgtgtatttgtgtaacgAGGGAGGGTGTGGCCTAAGGAGATTAACACCCTATATcaaggtgtgcataattattaggcagatTCTTCTCCTCAGGAAAAATTGGCCAAAAAAGAGATTTAACTGACTGAAAAGTCAGAAATTGTAAAAAGTCTTTCACAGGGATGCAGCACTCTTGAAATATCTAATATATTGGGGCACGTTTACAGAACCATCAAAAGTGTTGTAGCAAATAGTCAACTGGGTCGCAAGAAACGTCTCGAGAAGAAAAGACGCAAATTAACCACCAAAGATTTGAGAAGAATCAAACATGAAGCTACCAGGAACACCTTATCCTCCAGTGCTGCCATATTCCACAACTGCAACCTACCTGGAGTGTCAAGAAGTacgagacatggccaaggtcaGAAAGGCTGAAACCCGACCACCTCTAAACAAGACACATACGTTGAAACGTCAAgaatgggccaagaaatatctgaaGACAGATTTTTCAAAggttttgtggactgatgagatgaAAGTGACTCTTGACGGACCAGATAGATGGGCCCGTGGTTGGATCAGTAACGGACACAGAGCTCCACTTCGACTCGGACGTCAGCAAGGTGGAGGCGGGGTACAGGTATGGGCAGGTGTTTTTAAAGATGAGCTAGTTGGACCTTTTTGGGTTGAAAATGGACTCAACATAAACTCAGACCTATTGCCAATTTCTATAAGAGAAttttcttcaagcagtggtacaggaaaaaGTCTGCATCTTTCAAGAAGACTTCGATTTACTCCACTCCACTGCGTGGCTGACCAGTAAAGGCCTTAAAGATGAAAAACTAATCACATGGCCCCCTTCTTCACCTGACTTAAACCCTATTGAGAACTTTTGGGCCCTTCTTAAGCAGGAAATGTACAGTGAAggtaaacagtacacctctctgatcagtgtctgggaggccgtggttgctgctgcacaaaaagttgattctgaCCAGATCAAGAAACTGCTGACTTTGTGAATTGAAGGCTTGTGACTGTTATCGAAAAGAAGGCTGGCTGTATTGGTCACTgaggttttctttttgaaatttcagaaatgattatttgtacattttgagtttgtttattattctcaCTTGAACATAACATAATAATTCTGCACACTAATAGTTGCCTAATAATAGTGTACATGTAGATATTCTCTTAAGAAAACCAAAACTTCACTTTTACTACTTAAATGTTCATGTTTGAGGGTTAAACATTTTGGATTGACCAAGACAACTGTAGTTgtacaataacaaaattaatcctcaaaaatacaacttatAATTGTGCACACAGTGTAAGAGCTtttatcaggtgtccacatgtGTTTTGCTTTCTAGTGTAGAATTTGTATACATCCAAAATATTCTATTgccgatttatttattttttaatgaagtgctGGATGTGAAGTAATACTGCATCAGAAACAGTAAATTACTGCATGCATCTGTTTGCTGCTGGTCAGGTAAACAATCTACATCATGCTTGATATCTACAGTATACAAACCTCTACTCCGATAACATTCTTTCGTGacttactttctctctttctttagaCCAGCATTTCTCTGCCCCTACATTCATCTGCCCCTTCTGTGGAACCCTTTGCCCCGACTCATCGTTCCTGGAGGAGCACATGAAGCTAATGCACCGGGATGAGAGTGCTCAGGCTGTCCAATCCGGCTCGTCTTCCAGCACAGGGCAGGGTGGCGAGGGAGAGCTGTGGCGGAAGGCGAGCTCTAGCGAATCCCAAGCTCGTGAGAAGAAGGTGGAAGGTGGATACGAGTGCGGGGACTGCGGCCGGCGCTTTAACTACCTGGGCAACCTGCGACAGCATCGGCGCATCCACACAGGCGAAAAGCCGTTTGTGTGCTCAGAATGTGGCGAGAGATTCCGGCACGCTGCTCGCCTTAAGAGTCACCGGCTCAGTCACAGCGGTGCGCAGAGCCCCTTCCCGTGTCCGCAGTGCGGTAAAGGCTTCCCCGTTCTCTCCGGTCTAAAACGCCACCAACGTGTGCACACGGGCGAAAGCCCTTACGCCTGCCCTCAGTGCGGCCGGCGTTTCAAAGAGCTCGGcaacctgtacacacacatgcgtaTTCACAGCGGCGCCACTCCCTATACCTGCTACCAGTGTGGCCGG
Protein-coding sequences here:
- the znf16l gene encoding zinc finger protein 16-like; the encoded protein is MSRKRNHSFIETGQLSDSQAALMDSTGSSVRAEESLCELELDEELVCSVSEITEHLGRNITVALEEALSEIRKVVSARTRLLKIELREKTDEIELLKARLECVSSEPARKSEFLHAPPRSNNTEPKKAKAAAPTVKKENIDAICDYLMKDKNSRGAADVEGERHHHHHHQHHQQQQQQNQASLSPWTESEDIFSMLPSASKRLYDYEWMSGVELNSSSEYKGDSESKCENAIAARATAEEESEEGRGMGPVSDDSSAPFALDAHGSPDEDSSPVEESIDPLDPDQHFSAPTFICPFCGTLCPDSSFLEEHMKLMHRDESAQAVQSGSSSSTGQGGEGELWRKASSSESQAREKKVEGGYECGDCGRRFNYLGNLRQHRRIHTGEKPFVCSECGERFRHAARLKSHRLSHSGAQSPFPCPQCGKGFPVLSGLKRHQRVHTGESPYACPQCGRRFKELGNLYTHMRIHSGATPYTCYQCGRSFRHLGTYKSHRCTPITQVPSAHGPAWPQEDKVQTG